From the Glycine max cultivar Williams 82 chromosome 11, Glycine_max_v4.0, whole genome shotgun sequence genome, the window TGCTTTTTATTCTATTCCATTACCATTCCGTATAAATCTTATTACttatcatactttttttttccaggttaaatttttatttttattttttaatttattatttagatttaatttaattttttattttttaaattcatttaatttgatttttcaatttaaatcatattttgtaatgattcaaaatcattatcaagtgatttTAAGTCatcataaaatacattttttttcaaaaaaaatgaattgattttaaaaattaaaggatcaaataaaataaaataaaaataaataaacaaattgaatcaattttaaaaattagaggatcGAAATACTAAattgacttattttttaataaatttttatgatagtttgaaatttaatggatttatattataataattaaaaacatttaaaatgactttatatatttacaagatttaaaaggattttgaattatttttttaaaatacatttaaaattataagagttgATGAAAAAAGTAATAggaaataatgaaatttggaaataaaaatcaatacaattttattaaccttttaataactaaattgtTTCTAGTTTTAGGTCTTCCTATACTAACCCTTCTTACAAcaatattttatgataaattcaATTATATGTTTAAATGAGATGCAATTACAAGTCTATACTAAAAGAGAGTAATGaggataaaaaatttgtaaaaagattaTTAAGTTATGAGAATGACAAAATTAAGAGTAACAGATACAAAAGTATTGCATTGAGCATGTGATGAACATAgttggtataaaaaaaaacatggttaGAATTTATtcataagataaatattaatttaatttaaaaagcaaataaaaaaagtacaaaggagagttgtatatttgagatttttttgttcaaatagaATAAGAGAAACATATATGATACACATCTTGAACAATATTGTCAAAATGTTGGATACCTCTTTCAATTGagtagtttttgtttttatgttgaagagaaaataaggtatgtgtgataaaaaaaaaagtttgataaccaatataaaaagaaaaaaaattagcaaaatCTTGAGAATTTTAGTGAAATTGTTTGATAGatgtttatattaaaaaattatatgaagttcatcttaaaaaataattcatcaaaatttgtattttttttaaataccaaaagacttttttaagttataaaaaatcttaattaaatatcaccgaattttattgtatttcttaaaaaaatactaaaagtcttaattaaacactataatacttatttatatcattttaaaatcctaataaaatatcacaaaaaatttttatataaaaaaaatcccaattcaatacaccttcttaattatcttcatacttaaatataaataaaattaaataactttatGTTGAACGAGGCATGAGACATAtttctctaaaataaaataaaaacacaagttaaatacaatttataaaaatgatagaataaaagaaaattaacaatatagaagtaaaaaaaattttgaaaatttaataagtgatttaaggataaaattacTTAGTGAAATATGaatgagaatattttctttattgttaACACCATAGatgtaaagattaaaaaacttaatcagtgtaaaaaaatagttaatgtgaatatattttttttaatgtcatttaattcttgtaattacatttagaaaaatattttttccctaAAATGTCATTCATTAGAATttcatgttaaaattaaaagaaatcattgaaactaaaatcacaattaattgaagaataattttgggatgatatcattaaatagagtacaaataaataaaatttgcttatatttgagttcatttttttagatttaagtTCAAAGTAGTAATTTTTTCAGAtagtttttttggaaaaaatatagttaattatgtgtagaaaaacaatttatttaattatataaatagttaatgataaataaatataactgtaaacctaaaaaataataagaaatataattgtataaaattattattgtggtTAACATTGACTACACATGATTAATTATATGCATAAATAtgattgattttgtttcatggtaaaaaaaataaaaataaaaatatgtttttagtctttatattttcagtttttaaatttttagtccCTTCTAAACCATTCTATCATACCGTGACGTCGTTTATTAAGCGGCACATAGATTACAAGTtggtcattattttttataaacgtTGCAACTTGCAATGCACCATTCCAATtggtattttaaattaaaaatttaatagaaactaaaggttttatttttaaagagaatcaaaataaaaagaaacttaactCTTTATATGTTGTTTTCTTCATGCTCACGACTCTGCGGCAAGAGACTCTTATCCTTATTCAAAAAttgcatttaataaaaatataaaatcataagaaaacacaacaacacatcTGCAACACGAACTATATATTGAAGAATGTACGTGGAAACTAAGATGGAGATGAAGACATTtgataatttcatttaaaaaataaccaatttcccatattttttaattcttttttgaaaaagaaaaaaaaaacacattatttgcCACGTTAGAGACAGGTTGACACTATGAATATTCTGGGaggaagaactaaaaataagttttttataaagtttaggGAATAAATTAGAAGATATGGAAGTTTatggactaaaaacaaaattagatgaaagtatagaaaataaaaacatattttttcctaaaatatatttatatcttctatatctatatatatttcaCTTGAAGTTGTTAAAGTGTTGGATTGAAACGTCATCTTCAAAATAACTATTCATCTGATTTTGCTCTTGAGAGCCAATCAAAACTTAACTTAATCTACACAATATAAGTAAAGGAAGCCTGATCTTCTATGAGCCGTCGAatcgatatattatatgtaGAGAAAATTTGACGCTTTGTCAACCGTTGGatcaaaaattgaatttgtcaAATGTCGTTGATTACTATATGTTAAGAAAGCTTGAAGCTTTGTCAGTcttgttgaaattttaatttgccAACAATCATTAATTTGATATACTATATGTATacgcatatataataatttattatttaatattaaattaaaaagttatatgataaacaaatttttactacttattattatgattaaaattaataattaatttagtatttaaGATCTTCTACATGTAAAAGAAACTTAAATTTTTGTGTGCTattgaatcaaaattttaatttaaaaaacaatcattgatttgatttaatatacttaaaaaattttTGAGTCGTTAAATCAAGATtttaatttcacaataatcATTGATATGATTaaacgtatttttttttttatgaaaatgcaaattttatgcacaaatttatatttttaaaataaaattaaaacccattaaaaatattaatgaacacGTTAATGACTTTTCAAAACCATTTGACATGATTATCTTTTGTTTTACATATTCATAACtaccatttaatttttttcttttgatagaaAAGAAACTGTAATTTCATATTAACAATGGCAATTAAGATTTAATGTAACATTTCTACTTTGCTTTAATAACACATGATTAATTATGCAGTTGCTATCTACTGTACTCTCTTTCTTCTATCatctcgttttttttttctttagcatTAACCTGGTCCTAATAATTTTACTTAGAGTTTTAGAGCAgtcaaattaaaatcttaactTAACACATTAAAACTTTAATTACaccattaatttttaaacaaataataatttaatattattatcttttatatatttattaaatagaaatagagaaaactaataaaataataaataatgtagtatcaattttaaaataaaaaagatagttATCATTAACAGACAATTatcattaaatgaaaaaaataatatttttttaaataatgatatttttattttactttcttatgattaatttataaaatgtttgtcgtgtaattttttaaaataatggtattatattttttaaacttggtTTCTGGAAATGTAATtagtgttgatgttgatgaggtGTTAGTTATCAAGgtcaatgtaataaaaaaaaattatatatccttatatataatcataaagtgataattattttcaaaattatgagGTGTTAGTTATCAAGgtcaatgtaataaaaaaaattatatatccttatatttaatcataaagtgataattattttcaaaattatatttcaaactattatttaaagtataattatcattaaataattataaagttattaaaaattactgCACATAAATATTCATatcactaattttttatataaaataatagtttaactttattttcctgtgattaatttataaataatgatattacatttttttaacctCAATTTCTAGAAATGTAATTATTATGCTATGAGGTGTTAGTggtcaaggttttaaaaaataaaggttctttatttaaatgtattcaaagtattttttaaaataaaatttaaacccttttaaaatatttaaagttcacactaattaatatttttaaaaaactttttgacATTCTCTTTAAAAAAGTTTCAACATGGTTGTACTCCGTTATCACTTTATGTTAGTGGTATCATCAATTCATTTCATTACATAAAGATTTTGTCATTGATAAAAATGCACAGTTACCTCTCTATTATGGCTGGCGTTTTATGAGGAATATATTAactcaaaaatcaattttgtaacaGTCAAGTCAATACCTATAATGCATATTAGTCACACGTGTGATGtcaaatatgtaattttgaaattactatgctatgattaaaaaaatcttaaaaaaactttaatgcACTAATAATTATACCGTGATGTCAAgcgtgtaattttttaataaatattcaatactCATAGTAAGAGTTTATTTATagttaaaataacatattattatttttttactagaaaaatatatattcatgaaTAATTAATCCTATTTAGTTCaaaacattattaatatatatatatatatatatatatatatatataataatgtttatttttttttcttttctctgaaaataaataattttaagtttaaattctaAATATGCAACTAATTAAACATGTATGTAGCtatatgtaatatttattttgtgtaacaaagaattaatagtattttttattttatatatttaacttcaaatatttttttatttaataggaCGTAAAGAGAACATATTATTACTACAACTTTACTTCTTATTCTTTAATATTCttctttattataatattttatataattttcttaacacAGTTTATCTTTCTACTCAACTGTCTTCTTATGTTTAtacattttgtatttttttcaatgtttattaatgattacaaataaaaacaattgttAAAACAGtatatttctcaaaaaaaaaaaattaaatcataattcaTTTGTAATcattaatattgaaaaaattgttttaattattgtttttattagtgtagtaaaaaaacataaataacatattataaagaagCGACATCATTACCGAGAAGCATCCACTAATGTACTTGGAAGAATCTTGGGCACTTTgaaatatatgttattattttgcctAATCAAATTTAGtggattaaatttattatatttacctAATCAGACTTATTTATTTTGGGTACAAAAATTAGTTACATTGAAATATACTTCATGAAAAAGAATAACTAAAAGTAATGATTTCAGAATTTTGaggttaaatttaaaataacttgaatattttttaattaacaattaaggatataaattattattaaaaataaaattaatgatacaACTATCTGTCATTATAATCCAATAAATTCCATTGGAtgatgtattttgtaaaaaaaaaaaattatttccagaCTACATTTATTAGTATCTTAGAATTATTCCTGAATAAAACAAGCAAATAATGTCATTTATGAAGGAAAGTAAAGAGCGGGAGTTACAGAAAAGAATTTACGCGGCATTTGGCTTGGATTTTAATCAGACAAGGTTGGGGGACTTGAACTTCCCAACCTAACAAATCCTTTCCAATAATTAATGCAAACAAATCGACGGCAGGTACGCTGCCACGTGCCCCTTTTCTCTCCTGTTTGcgttttgtttgttgaagatgCAACAGGGTTTCCGTCATCTGGAAAAAAGCGAGAGGAGAGAGAACACATAGATTGATTAATTTAGAAAGAGAGAGGGATCTTTCATTTTCTCGGGAAAATGGAGGATTCTTTCTTTGACGTGGTGGAGTTTCTGAAGAAACCCTCGTTAACGGAGACATTCGTCGACATTTTGCTATGCGCGGTTCCGATTTGGCTGGCCGTCATGATCGGCTTGATGATCGGGTGGTCGTGGCGGCCGCGCTGGACTGGGCTCGTCTTCCTCGGCCTCCGGAGCAAGTTCCGGTTCCTCTGGACGGCGCCGCCGGGCTTCGGCGCCCGCCGCCTCTGGCTCGCCTTCACCGCCCTCTCCGCCTTCACCTATTGGTTCAATTTCAAAGGCAAGACCAAGGCCAAAGCTCAAGATCCCTCGCCTTCTCAACCCGATGCTACCGACTCCAACGCCATCTCCCGCGCTGCTCGGTAACTCCTCAATTTTTCTACTCTTTTTGTATCGTTTATCTAGTTTTGACAATGGTGATTCATTTGAATAGTTTGTCGCAACAAGTTGATCTCTGATTACATCCATTTAGTATGCTAGTTTTATAGTTTAGGATAAGCAATACTTGAAAAGGAAACCAGGACGCACATTATTGAGCGGATtagataaatgaaaatattgaatTGTATCATGCATTAGGCGTGCAGTATTTGTTTTGTAATAATTTGTGTTTTGCATTTAGTTTTTCAGGTTTTCTAGAAACTAGTTTTAAACACTTATGAAGTGATCTAGACAATCCAATTTAGTTTGATTCTGGATAGGGATATTTAAATGATTACCTCGGGCGTTGCAGTTAAACCAGAACAGCTCACCTGTATGTGATTTCTTCTGTGTCTCTAATCTATTTCAATATGACCATCTGCTTCTTTTTACTGTTTCCATGAATTTTCATCAGCTTCTTTGTTGCATTATTGATGCTTAATTATTGTCTTTGTAAGTGCTTACTTCTAGTTCTAGATATCAGATTTTATGATAAATTGTGctgtgtcgctagaggaagaattaattgttttattcattTGGCAACTTTGTTATTGCACATGCATTAGGTCCAGTGATAGGGCTGAGGAGAGGGAGCAGGACACTGTTACACAGGCTGATTTGGaacattttcttcatcttcttgaAGGGAAGGATGGAGTGATGGACTGGCAGAGTTTTATGGAAAGGTCAACACCAAACATGCAATACAAAGCTTGGCGTTACGATCCTGAGGTTCAATTTTCATCTCATTTCAACTGTCTATACACTGTAATCTGACAAAAATCATATACATCTtgtattaattatgaatttggatattttttcTATCAGAGGCACACTTACCTCTTAGTTTAAAGTAGAATTGTCATCCAGTTTTTTCCATTCCATATTTCCTACCCAAAATAATCAATACATCCTCACCATCTATGTTGatgattatttgatttatttctttttgtatttcCACCTTAGATTAGAAATATATCACCATCTGATGTTGGACATGGATCTGTTAACAGACAGGTCCTACAGTTTACCGTAGTAGAACTGTCTTTGATGATGCAACTCCAGAGTTGGTGAGGGATTTCTTCTGGGATGATGACTTTCGTCCTAAATGGGATGCTATGCTTGCATACTGCAAAGTATTGGAGGAATGCCCTCATAATGGGACAATGATTTCTCACTGGATTAAAAAGGTATCTTCACCAAAGatcttaaatttgtattttaagtGTGCAATAGTATGGTTCACTGATTCTTCATTTACTCCTTTTGTTTGTAGTTCCCCTTTTTCTGTAGCGATAGAGAATATATCATTGCTCGAAGAATATGGCAGGCTGGAAACACATACTATTGTGTAACGAAGGTATGGTTCTAACATGATTTGCTATAattttatggcatttcctcTTGTTTCTGCTCCTCTCTCAATGACTAGTCCCCACTCTTCTATTGCTAGAAAAGAAAGTCTTGTTGACGTGATGACACTAACAGTGAATGTTTAATTTCTCGGTTCAGTAGAATCAATTGAGTAATGAATTATATGGCataaaggaaagaaataagTGGAAAATGCCCCATCCCCCttctcccaaaaaaaaaatttttttttttaaacccaGTTTCACATGTTGAGTTGATAATGTGATTTGAACTAGTTATTAATGTAGTTGGATCTCTTTTAGTAATGCCTTCCAATGTTCCTTTTGGTCTCCATCTAGAGGATTAAAAATCATGCTATCTACCCTCACTAGTGTCTTCAGTAACCTCTTTTGTATATGTCGAAACCATCTTAACCAATTTTCTATCATCTTTTCCTCGACAAGTGCTACATCAATATCTCCTTGCAGACAATCATTTTGTATCTCGCTATAGCCTTTTTAGAGTCAGTTGCTATCTGGGATTAAAAAAAAGGGAACTTGTCTTTTCTTGTGTTGTCACACATCCATTTTAATATACTCATTTTTGCTACCAAGGGGGTCTAGCTCGATTGGTTGAGCTAGTGccgttttttcaatttttatggaccaaaaaaaaatatacactcATTTTTGCTGTTCTTACTTTTCTCTCTTATTATTCCTTTAAGGCTCAACATTTATTACTGTGGAATAAAAGTACAAAGGATGAGAAATTCATAGCTAATACAAGTTCTTAAATGCATGGATATGTAActaattattgaataattttgaATACACAATCAATGTTCTGGTTGGTTTGGattgaattggttttcaattaAGATCTGAATTTCAATCCAATCCAATGAAAGAATTCGTTTTTTCTGGTTTGTTTGGTTTTCAATTTGGTTTATTCCTATTCAATCTTCAATGTTGTAGGGAGTACCCTATCCAAGTTTGCCAAAACGGGATAAGCCCAGACGTGTGGAGCTCTATTTTTCTAGTTGGGTAATTAAACCTGGTAAGAACTGTCTGAACAATTATTGTTTGTTCCTTAATCTCAAAATTATTCAATGGTGTGGCGTTTCAACTGCTAATTCTGGGAAATTGATGCAGTGGAATCTCGCAAAGGAGATGGTCAGCTGTCTGCATGTGAGGTTACCCTGCTACATTATGAAGACATGGGGATTCCCAAAGATGTTGCGAAGTTGGGAGTCCGGCATGGAATGTGGGGAGCTGTCAAGAAATTGCATTCTGGAATGAGAGCTTACCAGAGTGCTAGGAAAACAGAGGCTTCTTTATCAAGATGTGCATTGATGGCAAGTAAAACAACCAAGATTACTTCTGACGCAAACATGCATTCCTCAGAGCCTTCGTCTTGCATGGAAGATAGGGTGCAAGCCATGAATAATACTGCACAAAAGGGTAATGGCATAGACTGGAAGTGGGTGGCTGTTGGTGGCACTGTTGCTCTGGTTTTGGGTCTTCATACTGGTGCTGTGGGGAGAGCGTTATTATTGGGAGCAGGGCACAGAATTGCACGGAGGTGAGTGATCTAGGATCTGCTCAATGGGAAGGGTCCACTTATCACCGTTCGGAATATtcatcataaatatatttagaCTATCATTTATCAGTATCGAATGCTAATTTTGCggttcttcttattattataatttttcttttttgtattagATTCAGCCTGGTTAGATTCATCTCGCTCTTGCGTTTTAGAATGCAAAGGTGCAATTACTtgccattttttttcataaggaACGGAATCCTTTCAACGGCGCTGTTATCAGATTATGGAccccaattttatattttagcaGGATCAATTGCACCACTTGATGCTTTTATCACGGTAACCAAGAGAAGTAAAAATTGAATAAGCATAAACTACCTATTAATCGAATGTAATTTGATGATTGAGTGCTCAAGATTTTGTCGGATTAAAGTGATTCTAGGTTCTTACTTCTAACACAAGATAAACACTAGTTTCCTATCATATCAATTGTCAAACGCTAAACTAGAGCGGTTGAGCTCAATAATTAGCTGCACTTAGTTTGAATAGTGGATATATATGATACGATATGGATGTCCCGACCATGGCATCCAACTTTTTCGTCGGCACGTTCGATTCGGGAAACATGATTTTGTCCACTTTTCTTTTGCTACAGTGCACTAATTTAGAATCATACCTGTAAAAATTGGTTTGTATTTTGAAATGggaattatgaaattgtgaaatTAGCAAATCCTCTCCAAAACAcagaaaaaacgaaaaaagatttttaagtttataaatTAATCATCGACCTAGGGGAAAATGGAAAGataaggaagcataaatcaagCAGTCAAGCAAGCAGTTCTATGTGCTAAGCGTTGTTCATGATAGGCAGTCCACggtattgaaaagaaaaaaggttgataatatcataattgTAGGTTCTAGttagataattttttctataaaacttTTATAGAAGTTAGAAAAAATCaagtttttctataattttagtttacaGGAGAAACTTAATTTATCTAactctcttatttttttctcttataactatttatagagaaatttatacaaacaaatttttaatattttttttctacagtGTATAGCGATGATATCTTGTTTCAAACATATaataagaatatttatttttatgacgAGGGTGAAGCTTTTTATAATAGGGAATCAATTTTATTTGTGGATACAGATTACAGATATAAGCTGAATGGACGGAAACTGTCCGTTTAATCCATTATCAATATTAGCAAATATTTGATATGTATGAATTACCCCCCTCTATATATAACTTGACTAATAATGATccgaaattaataattaagaagaagaataaagtaaaaactctatcaattttatttttttaaaaatctccactctttttaaataacgtaaaagtaaaataaacaaattaatgaatctttacaagaaattaatttaaacattcacGTTAAAAATTGATTGCTGTAGGTAtggaatttaaatttatttgtccaAAAACTCCAAGTTAGTAAAAAAGAAACTAGTAGTTAATTACATGTAAGCACGGGGTGAGTGGTGACGATGAAAAGTTGCAAATTGCAATGATCCAACAGCGTACGTGGGTGGTCAGTGGCAGAGAGTGTGCCCACGTGGCAGATCCTTAACCTCACAGAGCAGAAAAAAGGTAGACAGCTTCATGTAACTGTTATACCAGGTCGTCTGGCTCTGCAACAAACAACTTCAgtccttctctctctttttgttttgtggATCACACCAAACCAAACTGGTACGCTTCTCTCCTTTACTTCTCCATTAATTTCCTTAAAGCTTGGAAATCTAATCTATGAGTTTGGAGTGTAGGCAGCAGCTACACAACACAACACTCGTTTCCTAATTCCACGCCCTAATGTCTAGTCTTGCTATAGCATGATTTTGTATGTTCTTACCAACTCTAGCTTATCCTATGATATGATATATTGCCTAGTGTTATTTTCCTTGCTTGCCTTGTTGAATCAATGGTTATAGTCAAAATGTTTACAGATATGTAACCAAATGATCGAGTTCAATCCTTGCTTGCTGCTTCTAATGGAATCAAATTCCATTTCAAGGTGATGATGGTGACCTTGTTCTTTTTCCACACTTAAATCCCCACGTGATGCTCATAGGCTCTCTGTGTCATGAGGAAGTGTccgaaataaaaaaattattcataaacctgTACCTAGCAACTTGAGCTTTTGGTATGTCTTATGATCCTTCACATTATCC encodes:
- the LOC100808222 gene encoding stAR-related lipid transfer protein 7, mitochondrial, producing MEDSFFDVVEFLKKPSLTETFVDILLCAVPIWLAVMIGLMIGWSWRPRWTGLVFLGLRSKFRFLWTAPPGFGARRLWLAFTALSAFTYWFNFKGKTKAKAQDPSPSQPDATDSNAISRAARSSDRAEEREQDTVTQADLEHFLHLLEGKDGVMDWQSFMERSTPNMQYKAWRYDPETGPTVYRSRTVFDDATPELVRDFFWDDDFRPKWDAMLAYCKVLEECPHNGTMISHWIKKFPFFCSDREYIIARRIWQAGNTYYCVTKGVPYPSLPKRDKPRRVELYFSSWVIKPVESRKGDGQLSACEVTLLHYEDMGIPKDVAKLGVRHGMWGAVKKLHSGMRAYQSARKTEASLSRCALMASKTTKITSDANMHSSEPSSCMEDRVQAMNNTAQKGNGIDWKWVAVGGTVALVLGLHTGAVGRALLLGAGHRIARR